Within the Candidatus Methylacidiphilales bacterium genome, the region AGTAAAGGAAAAAATGGCATTAAGCATGAGCTCTGAAATTGAAAAACTAAGGCACTACGAAAGCGGCATGCAACTCTTTAACTTTTTCGGCATTGAAACCGATGTTGAGTCAATTCATCAGCGCAAAATTAAACTTCCCTCTGGTGGTGAGATCATTTTTGATCCCACTGAAGCACTCACCGCTATAGATGTAAACTCAGCAAGAGCAACCTCTGGAGGAGGTATTGAAGAAACTGCGTTTAATACCAATATTGAAGCTGCCAATGAAATTGTGCGTCAACTTAGACTTCGCGATGTCGGTGGTCTGGTAGTAATAGATTTTATTGACATGGGCTCAAGCAATAACCAAGATAAAACCTATAAACATATGCTCTCTATTACTGAAAAAGATTCAGCGAGAATTCAAATTGAGCCTATTTCTAAATTTGGATTGATGGAGCTTACAAGACAACGCTTAAGACCTTCCCTACTGGATAGTAGTTATCCGCTCTGCCCGACTTGCTTAGGTTCTAGGCATGTGCGATCTATAGAGTCTTACGCAATTAGCACGCTAAATCTAATTGAACAGCAAGCTGCACAGGCTAACAGTGTAGAAACAGTGGTGGTACTTGCCGAAGCTATCGCTACATATTTGTATAATGAAAAAATTTATGACTTAGCAAGATTACGGGAACAGTATGGAAGAATTATCTTAATCCCCTCCTATGATTTAATGCTCCATCAAATTGAAATTAAAAGAATTGAAAAAGGCAAACAACGCGAATCAACTGAATATCTACAAGAGGTAAAAGAACAGCGGGCAAAAAACCTCTTTAAAGAGTATCGAAAAAACAATGACCTTCGTGAAAAGAATCAAGATCGCGCCAAAGTCAGCCTTGTCTATAGACCTGATAAAAAGAGTTTAGCGCAAAAAATTAATTCATTTTTCCTAAATTTGTTTAAGAAAAAAAATTTCGTTCCGAGTAAACAAACTGCACCGAATCCTAACTCTCGAAATATGCACCGAAGACGAAAACCAAAAAAATTTGACAACAGAAATCGGAGACCGACCAATCCATGATTCACAAGCGCCGAGGTGGCGGAACTGGTAGACGCGCCAGACTCAAAATTTGGTAATGGCAACATTGTGCGAGTTCGACTCTCGCCCTCGGCACCACTATGGATAGGGCAAAACATATAATTTTGCTACACGGATGGGGACAAGACACTACTAGTTTTCAAACGCTTGTTTCCATGTTGGAATCTGAATTCCAAGTTACAACATTTGATTTCCCTGGCTTCGGTACAGGACCAGCCCCAGGATCACACTGGGGAATTCAAGAGTATATTGAATGGACTGCAGACAAACTCTCCAAACATCCACCCGCAATACTTTTTGGTCATTCTTTTGGAGGAAGAGTGGCAATTGGGTTAGCCGCTCGCCAACCTGCATGGTTGCGTAGCGTTATCTTATCGGGCACTCCCGGACTGTATCGTCCTTCCCGAAAAGTGAGGAGTAAAATTTTACTCGCGCGCATTTGGAAATCGCTCAAGTTACCTAACACTAATGTACTAGGCAGCCAAGAACTCCGAGATGCCGATCAAAAAGGCCTGGCATCAATTTTTAAAAAAATTGTACCAGTCGACCAGAAACAAGAACTTACCCAAATTAAAATTCCAACCCTCTTGATCAGGGGTGAGCATGATACTGCCGTAACCCATGCTACATACCAAGAAATGATCTCAGCTATACCTTCACATCCAACCTGCATAACCATACCGAGAATTGGACATAATATACATCTTGAAAATCCCTTTATACTTTTCGGCATAATCAAAAAGTTTTCTAATGCACTATGATGAGTAAAATATTTCCCTTTAGTGATTTTATGTATCTTGCTCAACTTGAAGAATACGATGTATGGAGATACCTCACGCTCGTAAAACGATTTTTCTTTAGAAGAAATATTCAAACAAGAGGAAGACTGATCTACACCCAACGCGCCCTAGCTATCTATAGTGGAAGTGTGGCAATATGGCTATGGTGTGTGACCAGCACATCATCGCTCACCATCATAGCTATCTCCACATTAGCCATCCCACTTTTGATCGTGCCTCCACTCCTGATTACTGAGCCGATCTATGGCTTATTAAAATTAATAAAAATCCGAAAAGCAACTTCCCTGCTCCGTAAAGGACGCACAAAAGTAATTGTGATTGCTGGGAGCTATGGAAAAACTACCGTGAAAAATTTTCTTTACCAACTGCTCAAACCTTTTTACAAAACTCAAATGGTGGGAGGAAATATTAACTCTGCGATCGGCATTGCTCAATGGATATTACAGAACTATCAAGTTCAGTGCCAATTTCTCATAGTGGAAGTAGATAGCTATGCACTAGGACGAATCGCACGAAGTGTGGCCATGCTTTGCCCAGACTACACCATACTAACCTCGATTGGAGATCAGCATGGAGAGCGCTTTGGCTCAAAAAGAAATCTCGCCACGGCTCTCCTAGAAATACACACCCCATGTCATAAGCCACAAAACCACATCACCACCAGGGAAGTAGATCAGTATATCCGAGAGCAAAATATTAAAACCGTTCTGTACCACCTTGCACAATCTACTGAGCAAGCAACTCATTTAAGTAAAACTCAACAACAATGTTTAGATCTTGCCTGTTCGGTAGCGCATCAGCTTGAAATAAAACCGAATGTACTTCAATTATGTAAACAGTCTCTCACCGTACCAGATCGGAGACAAAAACTCACTTGGTTGCATGGCTTCACTACGATTGATGACTCGTATAATATCAGCTACACCACTGCAATCAGCGCGCTTACCACCGCCCATGAACTGGCTAGTAAGGAAAAGAAAAATCTATTAGTGCTCTGCGCTGGCATTCCAGAATTGTTACCGAGCGAACGAGATCGCAACCAGCAACTCGCGCGTGCGATTGGGGAGCGCGCTACCCACACGCTACTGCTAACTAGTATCTTTGCTAAAGAGATGGCTGAGGTATTGCGCGATGCGAACAAATCGTTCTCTCTTCACACTTCAATGAGCGATGCGATTCAATATCTAATTACATCACAGGATCCGAAACAAACCCTGCTATTACAATTTCCAGAGTTAACCGATCTCTATTATTAACGCGTCATTAGTAACACATGTGTCACCTAGTAAATTTTTTTACTAGGTCGCTCGTCTCAACGCAGAGCAGCGGGGAAGAAAACCATCGCTCCCTGGTTTGCAAAATTAGTTGATGTAATTGAGCTCTAAAGAGCTCACCAGTTGTCTCCCAAAGATAACTTGCTAAAGAGCCAGGAATTGGGTTTATCTCGTTACAATAAAGTAACTCGGCATGCACAATCCAATCAATTCTCACCACACCCTGACACCGACATGCGAGATAGACTTTTTTTGCCTCAGCAACGATCTGAGCAGCAAGGTCTGGAGTAATTGGGGCCGGAACTTTTCTCGGCAAATCACTCATGCCACCTAATTTTTTTGCTCCACGCAGATACTTATCTTCAAAGCTAAGCATTTGATTTTGTTTAATGGGTTGCTCAATTGGGCTTACCTCAATCTTGCCATTCACCCTACGCACAGAGCAATTGTACTCAGCACAATCAGACATATATTGCTCAACCACAACTTCCCTATCTACTTGCAATGACCCTTGGATCGCTAACTCAAGTTCAGCTAATGAATGCGCAACGCTAATAGCTATGCTTGAACCCAAATGCGCAGGTTTTATAATCAATGGAAACCCTAATACACCAACAACTGATTGGCAAAACTCATCTATATATTGGAATTGAACGCGTTGCAGAGATCTATAGGGAACTATTCTGACACCCGCTTCTTGCACGATAATTTTAGTCAGGGTCTTGTTCATACAAATACTTGCCGACTCTACCGTTTCAGAGGACTGTGGAATTGAGAAACTCGCCGCCAATCCTGCCATAGCACCACCCTCTCCCCCTCCTCCATGCATTGCATTAATAGCACAGTAAAGCGGGTGCTTAATCTCACAACCTTCCAGAACAAAATACGGGCTCATCGTCTCTGCGTCATAACCCAAATACAATCTTTTCTTCAAAGCTGATGCAAATGACTTTCTATCATGGCAACCTTGTAGATAATATAACTCGCCCTGTCCAGTCACCATCCATGCGAGAGGAAAATACAAATCTCTATCAAGATGCTCCATCACTTGTAAACCAGTAACAATTGATACTTCATGTTCTGGAGAAACGCCACCAAACAGCACTGCAATATTTTTTACGGTCATACCAAACTATAAGGTTGTATTTTTAATATTATATAAGTATTGTAAACGAGAAATACCGAGCGCAACACCCGACATATCAGGAAGTCTCGGCATCAGCGCAACCAACTCAGCATCAATTGCCACACTAGGATTGTATTTTTTAAGTCGCTCAGTGTAGAGCGCCGCATCTCGTAGCTCTCGTGCACCATTGGCAATTTCCACCCTACCAATAAACAACTCAAAGCGATCGCACAAATGTGGTGCATGGGGTAACACACAGGACTGATTAGCTAACGACTCTGGAAAATAACGCACAACCGTTATTGATTCTTGGGGTAATTGACGAGTTGCACTGGCGTATAAAAAATCTAGCACCTGCTCGGGCCTTGCCCCCTTTGCATCTACCAAACCTAATTCACGAGCGAGGTTCATTAATGTTTCTGGCGAGGCGTCCTCAAGCCATACCCCAAAAGAACGCTGTAACAATTGATAAAACGATAGTTCTTCTGGTGGCCATAAAAATGTAACTTGCTTTAATAAATCTACCACCTCTTTAATCAACCTATCGGTTGTGTAACCCAGCCGATACCACTCACACATTATAAAATCTTGCATATGCAAATCACTAAGCACCGGTTCATCTCTGAACACTACACCAAGTTGATAGATATCCTGACCACATGAAACAATGAGTT harbors:
- a CDS encoding Rne/Rng family ribonuclease, which encodes MKKILINVTHQEELRFATVENGKLVDLETQHTHFKRKRSNIYKGIIGSYLPSLDSVFVNFGSERHGFLPISHIDFTLLGCDEESIKLNKLDYKEILKKGNTIIVQVEKEERDSKGAFLTMNFSITGRNLVLLPNSTKSRGVSKTLASDERAQYREIIQQLVLPEKMGLIIRTAAQGKELGELQNELDVLINTYKEIIEQHESVQAPCLLFEEDSPVFSFIRDNLNQSVDEVYIDEPTIFEQVKEKMALSMSSEIEKLRHYESGMQLFNFFGIETDVESIHQRKIKLPSGGEIIFDPTEALTAIDVNSARATSGGGIEETAFNTNIEAANEIVRQLRLRDVGGLVVIDFIDMGSSNNQDKTYKHMLSITEKDSARIQIEPISKFGLMELTRQRLRPSLLDSSYPLCPTCLGSRHVRSIESYAISTLNLIEQQAAQANSVETVVVLAEAIATYLYNEKIYDLARLREQYGRIILIPSYDLMLHQIEIKRIEKGKQRESTEYLQEVKEQRAKNLFKEYRKNNDLREKNQDRAKVSLVYRPDKKSLAQKINSFFLNLFKKKNFVPSKQTAPNPNSRNMHRRRKPKKFDNRNRRPTNP
- a CDS encoding alpha/beta hydrolase, with translation MLHGWGQDTTSFQTLVSMLESEFQVTTFDFPGFGTGPAPGSHWGIQEYIEWTADKLSKHPPAILFGHSFGGRVAIGLAARQPAWLRSVILSGTPGLYRPSRKVRSKILLARIWKSLKLPNTNVLGSQELRDADQKGLASIFKKIVPVDQKQELTQIKIPTLLIRGEHDTAVTHATYQEMISAIPSHPTCITIPRIGHNIHLENPFILFGIIKKFSNAL
- a CDS encoding Mur ligase family protein, whose amino-acid sequence is MMSKIFPFSDFMYLAQLEEYDVWRYLTLVKRFFFRRNIQTRGRLIYTQRALAIYSGSVAIWLWCVTSTSSLTIIAISTLAIPLLIVPPLLITEPIYGLLKLIKIRKATSLLRKGRTKVIVIAGSYGKTTVKNFLYQLLKPFYKTQMVGGNINSAIGIAQWILQNYQVQCQFLIVEVDSYALGRIARSVAMLCPDYTILTSIGDQHGERFGSKRNLATALLEIHTPCHKPQNHITTREVDQYIREQNIKTVLYHLAQSTEQATHLSKTQQQCLDLACSVAHQLEIKPNVLQLCKQSLTVPDRRQKLTWLHGFTTIDDSYNISYTTAISALTTAHELASKEKKNLLVLCAGIPELLPSERDRNQQLARAIGERATHTLLLTSIFAKEMAEVLRDANKSFSLHTSMSDAIQYLITSQDPKQTLLLQFPELTDLYY